One genomic segment of Centropristis striata isolate RG_2023a ecotype Rhode Island chromosome 13, C.striata_1.0, whole genome shotgun sequence includes these proteins:
- the csdc2b gene encoding cold shock domain-containing protein C2 → MADPSLTSPSRTQLRSPNTSLTLSFPFLREGSRVWEEGREQPLPRDLPSPLPTKRTRTYSATVRAHSGPVYKGVCKNFSRSQGHGFLRPSHGGEDIFVHISDIEGEYVPVEGDEVTYKVCRVPPKNLKVQAVEVKIIHLNPGTKHETWSGQIISS, encoded by the exons ATGGCCGACCCCAGCCTCACGTCGCCCTCTAGGACCCAGCTCCGCTCCCCCAACACTTCTCTCACCCTCTCCTTCCCTTTCCTGAGGGAGGGGAGCCGGGTATGGGAGGAAGGGAGAGAGCAGCCGCTGCCTCGGGATCTGCCCAGCCCGCTGCCCACCAAACGCACCCGCACCTACTCAGC TACGGTACGGGCTCACTCAGGTCCGGTGTATAAGGGTGTGTGTAAGAACTTCTCCAGGTCACAAGGTCATGGCTTCCTCCGACCCTCCCATGGTGGCGAAGACATCTTTGTTCACATCTCAGA caTTGAGGGGGAGTATGTCCCAGTAGAGGGTGACGAGGTCACGTACAAAGTGTGCAGAGTCCCGCCCAAGAACCTGAAGGTGCAGGCTGTGGAGGTAAAGATCATACATCTCAACCCAGGGACCAAACACGAGACCTGGTCCGGCCAGATCATCAGCTCGTAG